A genome region from Arachis duranensis cultivar V14167 chromosome 8, aradu.V14167.gnm2.J7QH, whole genome shotgun sequence includes the following:
- the LOC107460095 gene encoding probable protein phosphatase 2C 55, protein MPLVYFSRLGTAIQGSNVGIGGGTISSVVFGVLIAQGKLLFSTTKFCHPVNFEACTYLVRQRRTLSVIATPCPTVSTDSALTSRLSAAAISECSDNKLTLRYRRHSLSRKVVSNLCLRTGLENGRKVGMKSSWQPENRTIYSYLIAARTLHTSYLCTELPSRDLHGSSSCAISGPAHGVRRDTCACKENSTNSSNSSKPKAPLGKTLKLASGSCYLPHPDKEKTGGEDAHFICSEAQAIGLADGVGGWADHGVDAGQYSRELMSNSVAAISGESKGSIDPARVLEKAYLSTKAKGSSTACIITLTDQWLHAINLGDSGFMVIRDGCTVFRSPVQQHNFNFTYQLESGNNGDLPSSGQVFTIRVALGDVIVAGTDGLFDNLYNNDITAVVVHAKRAGLSPQATAQKIAALARQRAQDKDRQTPFSTAAQDAGLRYYGGKLDDTTVIVSYITGSEDA, encoded by the exons atgccaCTCGTGTACTTTTCAAGATTGGGCACTGCAATTCAAGGTTCAAATGTAGGAATAGGTGGTGGAACCATAAGTTCTGTTGTTTTCGGTGTTCTGATTGCACAAGGGAAGTTGTTGTTTAGTACTACCAAGTTTTGTCACCCTGTAAACTTCGAAGCTTGTACCTATTTAGTTAGACAGAGAAGAACATTGTCTGTAATTGCCACACCATGTCCCACAGTGTCTACTGATTCTGCTCTCACTTCTCGCTTATCTGCAGCTGCAATCAGTGAATGCTCTGATAATAAGTTAACTTTGAGGTATCGTCGCCATTCACTGTCAAGAAAGGTTGTGAGTAATCTGTGTTTGAGGACAGGTTTGGAGAATGGTAGAAAAGTGGGCatgaaaagctcttggcaaccCGAAAATCGTACAATTTATAGCTATCTTATTGCTGCAAGGACCTTGCACACTTCTTACCTCTGCACAGAGTTGCCATCTAGAGATTTGCATGGATCATCATCATGCGCTATTTCAGGGCCTGCTCATGGTGTACGTCGTGACACTTGTGCTTGTAAAGAGAACTCAACAAATTCTTCTAATTCATCTAAACC GAAAGCTCCTTTAGGTAAAACCCTTAAATTAGCATCTGGATCATGCTACTTACCCCATCCTGATAAGGAAAAAACCGGGGGAGAAGATGCTCATTTTATATGCTCTGAGGCACAAGCTATAGGACTGGCAGATGGTGTTGGCGGCTGGGCCGATCATGGTGTTGATGCTGGACAGTATTCTCGTGAGCTCATGTCCAATTCAGTGGCTGCTATTTCGGGGGAGTCCAAAGGTTCAATTGACCCAGCAAGGGTGTTGGAAAAAGCATACTTAAGTACAAAAGCTAAGGGTTCCTCCACAGCATGCATTATCACACTTACTGATCAG TGGCTTCATGCTATTAACTTGGGAGACAGTGGTTTTATGGTGATCCGTGATGGGTGCACTGTATTTCGGTCCCCGGTGCAGcaacataattttaatttcacttATCAGCTGGAAAGTGGAAATAATGGCGATTTACCTAGTTCTGGTCAG GTTTTCACGATTCGTGTTGCTCTTGGTGATGTCATAGTCGCTGGTACGGATGGGTTGTTTGACAACTTGTACAATAATGATATCACGGCAGTGGTGGTTCATGCCAAAAGAGCTGGCTTAAGCCCTCAGGCAACAGCTCAGAAAATAGCTGCCCTGGCACGCCAACGGGCACAGGACAAAGACCGGCAGACGCCTTTTTCAACTGCTGCTCAAGATGCTGGGCTCCGTTACTATGGTGGCAAGCTTGACGACACAACAGTTATCGTTTCATATATTACCGGCTCTGAAGATGCCTAA